In Trichocoleus desertorum ATA4-8-CV12, the DNA window TACCCTTGGTAAGAGCTAGATGAGTCACATGGTCAACAAGTATGGGGGTAGGGGTTAAAATAATGAACCCTGAAAACAGACTATTTTTTCATCACAACAGCTTGGCAAGCTCAGCTCGAGAACAACAACGCTTATTAGCGTTAGTGGACTTGGGATTGCTAGAGGCAGAGAGTGTTCCAGTTTTTGAAGAGGCCACGCAAACAGCTGCCCTTTTCTTAGACATTCCTGTTTGTATTTTGGGCGTTATTGATCAAGATCGCCAATGGATTAAGTCAGCGGTAGGCTTGTCCAGGTTAGGTCTGATGAATGAGTTGGCGGCCTCTCGTCAGATGCTACGCAGTGAATCTTTTTGTAGCAAGGTGATCGAGAGCCATCAAGTTCTAGCGATCAATGACACTAGTGCCGACCCAGAGTTTGCCGCTAGCTTACTGGCCCAACGCTATCGCATCCGGGCTTACCTGGGCGTCCCCTTGCTGGACTCAGTTGGTAATTGCCTTGGAACTCTGGCCGTGATGGATTTAGTTCCTCGTAACTTTACGAGCCGCGAGATTCAGTTCTTAGAACTCACAGCGCGCTGGAGTATGAGTGAATTTGAGCGCAACCGCCTCGTCAAAGCCCAGCAAGCGATTCCTCTTCAGGGGCAATCTCGCCTAGGCCCTGTTGAAGATGAGTCGGGTTATGAGTTAAGTGCGGCTCCTACCAGTGCTCTTGCCATTTCGTTAGAGCAAGCTGCCCGGAATGTTAGTCAGGCAGAAAAGTTAGCATTAGCCCAGACACCTCTGAACAACCCAGTCAAAATTCAATTGTTGGCTCAACTCACTCAGGAACTACGCACCCCCTTAACCTCGGTGATGGGAATGGCGAGTGTGTTGAATCGGGAGATCTATGGCCCGCTGACGAGCAAACAAAAAGAATATCTCAACATTGTTTATCAGAGTGGACAGTATCTCCTCTCGCTAGTGAACGAAATTCTGGAGTTGGGGGCGTTAGACGATCGCGCTGAAACTCTCAACTTGGCATCTGTAGACATTGAGATGCTGTGTCAGCAAGCTATCAATACTCTGGAGCAAGCTGCATGTCGCCGCGAACAAGAAGTTCGTCTGAGCATTGAGCCAGGTCCTCGCATCTGGTTGCTAGACAAAAATAAAGTCAGGCAAATTCTGTATCACTTAGTTTTCGGGCTGATCCAAGCATCGAGTGCTGGAAGCATTGTCCGCATTCATGTGTCTCGGAAGCAAAATCGGCTGAATATTGCCATTTGGGTTTCCCATCCTTGGCTAGGAGATAGCTTACCCAACACAGAGCTTTATACCTATCAATCTCCTGCTGCCGAAACGAGTGGCTCTGAAACAGCGTATTCGGGGCATCAGGCTTGGAATAGTAGTGTAGAGAGCAATGGTTTGGCAATTAGCACTACGAGTAGCACGCTGACGACTGCGGAAGCTCCAGAACCCGCAGAATTTACTCAGGAAGTTGGTTCGCGTGAAAGTCTAGGAGTGCTTTTGAGCCGTCAGTTGGCAGAGATGCATGGTGGGCAGATCTCGATCCAAGGGACACCGGAGGCGGGATACCGCTATGTGGTCAGTTTGCCGCAAATGGCTGATATGGAAGAAGCGCTCTAGTAATCGGGATTCTTCCGGAGCCAGCTTGCTGAGGGGTTGTTTTTAGGGATAATGGCAATGACCTTTGCGGTCGCTACAGCCGTTTCCCTTCGATCGCTTAAAACAGCCTATGAACTTAGCATGGCAACAGCTAACTCTCGCCAATCTATCACTGGCTCAGTGGCAGGGTGCGAGCTATTTATATCGATTAGTCGGTCCATTACAAGCTTGGCGGCAGAGTAGCTGGCTGGTTCAATGGTCAGAACCCATTGGAGCTTTATTGTTGAGTTTGGTCTTTGGCCTTGCTCCGTTTGTCTCTAATGCTTTGCTCGGAGTGTTGTTGGTTGCCTGTTTTGGCTATTGGGCACTTCTAACCGTTTCGGACTCCTCTGAGTCAAAACTCAGCACTCCCATTCATTTATTAGTGTTGTTGTACTGGGGTGTTTCCACAGTTGCAACGGCTCTATCTCCGGTGAAGCAAGCAGCGATCGCGGGTTGGGGCAAGCTAACCCTTTATTTAGTGTTGTTTGCTTTGATGGCACGCATCCTGCGATCGCCTCGACTCCGCTCTTGGGTGATTACGCTCTATTTACACGTGTCTCTGATTGTCAGTGTGTATGGCTTGCAGCAGTGGCGCTTGGGCACAACTGCTTTAGCTACTTGGGTTGATCCAGAATCACCCTTGGCTAAAACCACTCGTGTTTATAGCTATCTGGGCAATCCCAATTTACTGGCAGGATATTTGGTTCCTGCTGTGGCTTTTAGTCTGGCGGCTTGCTTTGTTTGGCGACGTTGGCCCGCGAAGGCATTAGCCGTGACCATGACCCTAGTCAACACGAGCTGCTTGTTACTCACGTTTAGTCGTGGTGGCTGGATTGGCTTAGTTGCGGCTGTATTTGCCTTATTAATACTGTCAACTTACTGGTGGAGTACTTACTTACCTCGATTCTGGCAAACTTGGCTGCTGCCAATGGTTTTGGGAGGGGTCGCAGGTTTCTTAGTGCTGGCGGTGCTGCTGGTAGAGCCATTGCGCGATCGCGTCACCAGTATCTTTGCGGGTCGGGGAGACAGCAGCAATAACTTCCGGATCAATGTCTGGGCTGGGGTGATTCGGCTGATCCAGGATGATCCTGATAATCGGCTGCTTCCCAACTACGTCTTGGGTGTAGGACCTGGCAACACTGTATTTAACAAAATCTATCCCACCTACATGGTGTCACCTCGCTACAGTGCCTTGAGTGCTTACTCGATTATTTTAGAAATTTTGGTGGAGACGGGAGTTGTGGGCCTAGCTTGTTTTGCTTGGCTCTTGTTAACCACGTTTACTCAAGGCTGGCTGCAACTGCAACGTCTAAGAAGCCTAGCGAGCCGAGAGGGCTTTTGGCTAATGGCTGCGATCGCCAGCCTTTTGGGTATGTTGGTGCATGGTCTCGTCGATACAGTGTGGTATCGGCCTCAAGTTAATACGCTTTGGTGGTTGATGATTGCGCTAATTGCTAGTTACTATGTGCCTCGACCTTGGATAGACAAACACTCAGCTACTGAGAAACCCAATATCTAAACTAGCTGTGGGGGCGAATCACGGTTCGCCCTTATTAGTCTCGTTTCAGCCTCATCAAGCCTGATGACTAATAACTTTTCATGGCCCGTTCCATATCTCGTTTGTCGTCACGACGCTTCACATCTTCGCGTTTGTCGTGCAATTTCTTACCCTTGACTAGCGCCAGATCAATCTTGACCCAACCGCGCTTCAGATACATTTTTAGTGGCACTAAGGTTAATCCCTGCTGCTCCACTTTGCCAATCAGCTTGCGAATTTCTTCGCGATGCATCAATAGTTTGCGCGTGCGGCGGGGGTCGTGGTTAAACGCTTGGTTGGTGGTGGCGTGAGGAGAGATGTGCACGTTCAGCAACAACACTTCTCCATCTCGCACCAAAGCAAATCCATCTCGCAAATTGACTTGTCCCCCTTTGATGGATTTGACCTCGGTTCCCCTCAGCTCAATCCCAGTCTCATAGGTTTCTAAAATCTCGTACTGATACCGAGCTTGACGGTTATCGCTAACAATTTTGTAACCGGTACTATCCTTACTCATAATTCACACAATTAAAAAATTAAAACGTTGCTGCTGCCAGCAATTACTCCACTACAACTCGCCACTCGTAAAGCTGATAATCAACACAGCCATTTTCTACAAGTGGGTCTTGAGCCACGATCGCGCTTGCTTCATCCATTGACTCCGCTTTAAAGATCAACATCCCTCCGCCTCGTTGAGCCCAGTAACCCGTTTTGGCTTCATGTCCTTTCTCGATTAGAGATTGAACATAAGCTTTGTGGGCTGGAACATATTTGTCAAAGGTTGGTTTATCAAGCAAACCTTTTTCAATTTTCACGAACCAGGGCATGCACGTCTTCCTTACAACGGTGTATGAATTGTAGGTAGCCTATCTAGACTAGCTTGCGCTTTGAACCAGCAAAAACGTCGTTTCTTCATTGCATTAGTTCCACCGCAGCCGATCCAGGACTATGCGAATGAGATTAAGCAGTACTTCGCCGAGCACTACGCCAGTCGAGCGGCTC includes these proteins:
- a CDS encoding GAF domain-containing sensor histidine kinase; the encoded protein is MGVGVKIMNPENRLFFHHNSLASSAREQQRLLALVDLGLLEAESVPVFEEATQTAALFLDIPVCILGVIDQDRQWIKSAVGLSRLGLMNELAASRQMLRSESFCSKVIESHQVLAINDTSADPEFAASLLAQRYRIRAYLGVPLLDSVGNCLGTLAVMDLVPRNFTSREIQFLELTARWSMSEFERNRLVKAQQAIPLQGQSRLGPVEDESGYELSAAPTSALAISLEQAARNVSQAEKLALAQTPLNNPVKIQLLAQLTQELRTPLTSVMGMASVLNREIYGPLTSKQKEYLNIVYQSGQYLLSLVNEILELGALDDRAETLNLASVDIEMLCQQAINTLEQAACRREQEVRLSIEPGPRIWLLDKNKVRQILYHLVFGLIQASSAGSIVRIHVSRKQNRLNIAIWVSHPWLGDSLPNTELYTYQSPAAETSGSETAYSGHQAWNSSVESNGLAISTTSSTLTTAEAPEPAEFTQEVGSRESLGVLLSRQLAEMHGGQISIQGTPEAGYRYVVSLPQMADMEEAL
- a CDS encoding IctB family putative bicarbonate transporter codes for the protein MNLAWQQLTLANLSLAQWQGASYLYRLVGPLQAWRQSSWLVQWSEPIGALLLSLVFGLAPFVSNALLGVLLVACFGYWALLTVSDSSESKLSTPIHLLVLLYWGVSTVATALSPVKQAAIAGWGKLTLYLVLFALMARILRSPRLRSWVITLYLHVSLIVSVYGLQQWRLGTTALATWVDPESPLAKTTRVYSYLGNPNLLAGYLVPAVAFSLAACFVWRRWPAKALAVTMTLVNTSCLLLTFSRGGWIGLVAAVFALLILSTYWWSTYLPRFWQTWLLPMVLGGVAGFLVLAVLLVEPLRDRVTSIFAGRGDSSNNFRINVWAGVIRLIQDDPDNRLLPNYVLGVGPGNTVFNKIYPTYMVSPRYSALSAYSIILEILVETGVVGLACFAWLLLTTFTQGWLQLQRLRSLASREGFWLMAAIASLLGMLVHGLVDTVWYRPQVNTLWWLMIALIASYYVPRPWIDKHSATEKPNI
- the smpB gene encoding SsrA-binding protein SmpB, which encodes MSKDSTGYKIVSDNRQARYQYEILETYETGIELRGTEVKSIKGGQVNLRDGFALVRDGEVLLLNVHISPHATTNQAFNHDPRRTRKLLMHREEIRKLIGKVEQQGLTLVPLKMYLKRGWVKIDLALVKGKKLHDKREDVKRRDDKRDMERAMKSY
- a CDS encoding YciI family protein, producing the protein MPWFVKIEKGLLDKPTFDKYVPAHKAYVQSLIEKGHEAKTGYWAQRGGGMLIFKAESMDEASAIVAQDPLVENGCVDYQLYEWRVVVE